The following coding sequences lie in one Rhizobium sp. ZPR4 genomic window:
- the lepB gene encoding signal peptidase I: MAADDTRQQEFMRFIGPAYPLLLAKAGLWKTNPAEMQGLAGKAARALSAVAPADCDAAGFQRDFCGMTMRTVPASSMAPSLQEREVLMTRPYKDTEPKRGDIIVFSSKYYASPDKPVLYVKRLIGLPGEKVELHDGTVFVDGKAFAAVPTDRTMTDLFGNAARILEETTPEGRRYRTAMTDHAVAGQDEAGPFEVPAGHYFVLGDNRHNSVDSRFPDQFGENGFVSAKDVSGEAVVIFVSPDPDRIGTLLE, translated from the coding sequence GTGGCGGCTGACGATACACGCCAACAGGAGTTCATGCGATTTATCGGGCCAGCCTATCCGCTTCTTCTTGCGAAGGCGGGGCTATGGAAGACGAATCCAGCCGAGATGCAGGGGCTGGCGGGCAAGGCGGCCCGGGCCTTATCGGCTGTGGCCCCAGCCGATTGCGATGCTGCCGGCTTCCAGCGCGATTTTTGCGGCATGACCATGCGAACCGTGCCCGCATCCTCCATGGCGCCGAGCCTTCAGGAAAGGGAAGTCTTGATGACAAGGCCCTATAAGGACACGGAACCGAAGCGTGGTGACATCATCGTCTTTTCCAGCAAATACTACGCCTCTCCGGATAAGCCGGTCTTGTACGTCAAACGGCTGATCGGTCTTCCCGGTGAAAAGGTAGAGTTGCACGATGGTACGGTTTTCGTCGACGGCAAGGCCTTTGCGGCGGTGCCGACGGATCGCACGATGACGGATCTCTTCGGCAATGCGGCTAGAATTCTTGAGGAGACGACGCCAGAGGGACGGCGCTATAGGACCGCAATGACGGATCATGCAGTCGCCGGTCAGGATGAGGCAGGCCCATTCGAAGTACCCGCCGGTCATTATTTCGTGCTGGGTGACAACAGGCACAATTCGGTCGACAGCCGTTTTCCCGATCAGTTCGGCGAAAACGGATTCGTTTCTGCCAAGGATGTTTCCGGGGAGGCCGTGGTCATCTTCGTTTCTCCTGACCCCGATCGCATCGGCACGTTGCTCGAGTAA
- a CDS encoding EAL domain-containing protein, producing the protein MRYLRTALIIVILGFITSAIYISALVFQRQTALQDVGLGNITWTIAQAPSEFTRLEQRVSAMGMNDGSVDAHEVRLRFDIVVNRLKTLRSNGVEKFVQSNPHIGETLDDLEDALNQTRPLLSQLSVPGTPARILTILEPIYPKLARLSSDSNMWYSARIAEDRRGLLGLQLALTWVTVGMLIGGCLLILLLLIHNGLLGRAQKILQAKEQTLAIQNARFDAAMEAMSLGLCLLDDQYRVIVHNPRFLTLFGLDEVRARIGTPLADLIAPELLPPGLSTSGPRGVAGDKARVRNDIAVLSDHIHHLANGMVLAVSHEPTGEGGWVCTFEDVSERHRAQDRVVHMAHHDALTDMPNRLLFWESVGHALRGLAAGGQLFTILYLDLDRFKEVNDTLGHPVGDVLLRKVARRLRNTASQQDIVARLGGDEFAVLHRCLDSTLDSARDLSERLITNISRPYRINGNEIVVSTCIGIAVASRAGGDTGQLMKNADLALYQAKADGKGVYRIFSPQMEEDLQNRRNLEADMRHGIKLGQFEVHYQPQISLKTRKIVASEALVRWRHPERGLIPPAEFIPLAEETGFIDALGKWVLEQACQDALNWPEDVRVSVNLSPVQFRQTDLVDTVKTVLELTEFDARRLELEITESVLLRDNAANLEVLNRLRSLGLTIALDDFGTGYSSLNYLQRFPFDKLKIDRSFVRDLENRPDSFAIVQSIATLGRNLKMLTTAEGVETQTQLDMVIKAGCSESQGYYFSPPVPETEFRTMIGRKNSDAGDESGASNVRGPKSGRDKSSGKAADADSADGQY; encoded by the coding sequence ATGCGCTACCTCCGCACAGCGCTGATAATTGTGATCCTGGGTTTCATCACCTCGGCGATCTATATTTCCGCCTTGGTCTTCCAGCGCCAGACCGCACTGCAAGATGTCGGCTTGGGCAATATCACCTGGACGATAGCCCAAGCTCCGAGTGAGTTCACCAGACTCGAACAGCGCGTCAGCGCCATGGGCATGAACGACGGCAGCGTCGATGCCCATGAGGTCAGGCTGCGCTTCGATATCGTCGTCAATCGCCTCAAGACCCTGCGGTCCAACGGGGTCGAGAAGTTCGTACAATCGAATCCGCATATCGGCGAGACCCTCGACGACCTCGAAGATGCGCTCAACCAGACCCGGCCGCTCCTTAGCCAGCTTTCCGTGCCTGGAACACCGGCGCGTATCCTCACGATCCTGGAACCGATCTACCCGAAGCTGGCGCGCCTCTCCAGCGACAGCAACATGTGGTATTCGGCGCGCATTGCCGAGGATCGGCGCGGCCTTCTTGGGCTGCAATTGGCCCTGACCTGGGTCACCGTCGGCATGCTTATCGGCGGCTGCCTGCTGATTCTGCTGCTGCTCATTCACAATGGCCTTTTGGGTCGGGCCCAAAAGATCCTGCAGGCCAAGGAGCAGACCCTGGCGATCCAGAATGCCCGGTTCGATGCGGCAATGGAGGCCATGTCCCTCGGTCTTTGCCTGCTCGACGACCAATATCGCGTCATCGTTCACAATCCCCGTTTCCTGACCCTGTTCGGTCTCGATGAAGTCCGGGCAAGGATCGGTACCCCGCTGGCCGATCTCATCGCGCCCGAATTGCTGCCCCCCGGATTGTCAACCAGCGGGCCGCGCGGCGTTGCTGGCGATAAGGCTCGTGTCCGGAACGACATCGCCGTGCTCAGCGACCATATCCATCATCTTGCAAACGGCATGGTGCTGGCCGTATCGCACGAACCGACGGGTGAAGGCGGCTGGGTTTGCACTTTCGAGGATGTCAGCGAGCGTCATCGCGCGCAGGATCGCGTGGTGCATATGGCCCATCATGACGCGCTGACCGACATGCCTAACCGGTTACTATTCTGGGAAAGCGTCGGCCACGCACTGCGTGGATTGGCGGCCGGCGGCCAATTATTTACCATACTCTATCTCGATCTCGACCGCTTCAAGGAAGTCAACGACACGCTGGGCCACCCTGTCGGCGACGTGTTGCTGCGCAAGGTCGCCAGGCGGCTGCGCAACACCGCATCACAACAGGACATCGTGGCACGATTGGGCGGTGACGAATTCGCCGTGCTGCACAGGTGTCTGGATTCCACACTCGACAGCGCCCGCGACCTGTCGGAGCGCCTCATAACCAACATTAGCCGGCCTTACCGTATCAACGGCAACGAGATCGTCGTCAGTACCTGTATCGGTATCGCAGTCGCATCGCGCGCTGGCGGTGATACCGGCCAACTGATGAAGAATGCCGACCTGGCACTATACCAGGCCAAAGCTGATGGTAAGGGCGTCTACCGCATCTTCTCTCCGCAGATGGAAGAGGATCTCCAGAACCGGCGTAATCTGGAGGCGGATATGCGCCACGGCATCAAGCTTGGGCAATTCGAGGTTCATTACCAACCGCAGATTTCGCTCAAGACCCGCAAGATCGTTGCCAGTGAGGCGCTGGTACGCTGGCGCCATCCAGAGCGCGGGCTGATCCCGCCGGCCGAATTCATCCCGCTGGCAGAGGAAACCGGCTTCATCGATGCGCTCGGCAAATGGGTGCTGGAGCAGGCATGCCAAGATGCGCTTAACTGGCCCGAGGACGTGCGCGTTTCAGTCAACCTCTCTCCGGTTCAGTTCCGTCAGACGGACCTGGTCGATACGGTCAAGACCGTGTTGGAACTTACCGAATTCGATGCGCGTCGACTGGAACTGGAAATCACGGAGTCGGTACTTCTGCGAGACAATGCCGCGAACCTTGAGGTGCTGAACCGGCTGCGTTCGCTCGGCTTGACCATCGCACTTGACGATTTCGGCACCGGCTATTCTTCGCTGAACTATCTGCAGCGCTTCCCCTTCGACAAGCTGAAGATCGACCGCAGTTTCGTGCGCGACTTGGAAAACCGGCCTGACAGCTTTGCCATCGTCCAGTCCATCGCTACGCTCGGTCGCAATCTCAAGATGCTGACCACGGCGGAGGGCGTCGAGACGCAGACCCAGCTCGACATGGTCATCAAGGCCGGCTGCTCGGAGAGTCAGGGCTATTACTTCAGCCCGCCTGTCCCGGAAACCGAATTCCGTACCATGATCGGCCGGAAGAACAGCGACGCCGGTGATGAGAGCGGAGCCTCAAACGTTCGAGGCCCAAAATCTGGCAGAGACAAAAGTTCGGGCAAGGCTGCAGACGCTGATTCTGCGGACGGGCAATACTAG
- a CDS encoding molybdopterin-dependent oxidoreductase: protein MRLLASIIFAVLAAFVAPALAQDVPSVTITSSSGSVTFDRNQLEAMGLVSIKTSTPWNDGVVNFEGVPMALLLEKAKAQGATATVIALNDYSVDIPTSDFTKFGTILAVKRNGAYMPIDDQGPFFVMYPFDSNPILQGQPYHGRAVWQVKAISVK, encoded by the coding sequence ATGCGTCTTCTCGCCTCAATTATTTTTGCAGTCCTTGCTGCGTTCGTCGCGCCCGCCCTGGCGCAGGACGTGCCGTCAGTGACGATTACCAGCTCCTCAGGCTCGGTGACGTTCGATCGCAATCAGCTTGAGGCGATGGGCCTCGTGTCGATCAAGACTTCGACGCCCTGGAATGACGGTGTGGTCAACTTTGAAGGCGTGCCGATGGCGCTGTTGCTTGAAAAAGCCAAGGCCCAAGGTGCGACGGCCACAGTCATTGCCCTCAATGATTATAGCGTCGATATCCCGACCAGCGATTTCACCAAGTTCGGCACGATCCTCGCCGTCAAGCGCAACGGCGCATATATGCCCATTGACGATCAGGGTCCGTTCTTTGTGATGTATCCATTCGACAGCAACCCCATCCTGCAGGGACAGCCCTATCACGGTCGTGCCGTCTGGCAGGTCAAGGCAATCTCCGTGAAATAG
- a CDS encoding glycerate kinase produces the protein MPSIADPRAFLEKLFYAAVAAADPDKALAAHLPEKPKGRTVVVGAGKGAAQMARAFERLWDAPLSGVVVTRYGYAVACERIEVLEAAHPVPDENGLHASDRLMAAVSGLSEDDLVVALICGGGSALLPAPANDLTLADEIAVNRALLASGAPISAMNAVRKQVSRIKGGRLAALAYPARVVSLVVSDIPGDNPALVASGPTIADETTRANALAIIEHYSLDLPEAVMRHLKDGRDEPPLPLDPRFARNEVKLVASAAIALDAAADVARNAGVETIVLSDAIEGEASEVGRQHAAIVAKISHRGLASQGPMLLLSGGETTVTIKGKGKGGRNSEFLLSFACAISGQKGIAALAADTDGIDGSEDNAGAFADGATVSRLAELEKNAAEFLGRNDSWSAFAALDDLFISGPTGTNVNDFRAILLQ, from the coding sequence ATGCCGAGCATTGCCGATCCCCGCGCCTTTCTGGAAAAGCTCTTCTACGCGGCCGTCGCTGCGGCCGATCCGGACAAGGCGCTCGCCGCCCACCTGCCGGAAAAGCCGAAGGGCCGAACGGTGGTGGTCGGCGCCGGCAAGGGAGCGGCGCAGATGGCACGCGCCTTCGAACGCCTGTGGGACGCACCGCTATCCGGTGTCGTCGTCACGCGTTACGGCTATGCCGTTGCCTGCGAGCGTATCGAAGTTCTTGAGGCCGCCCATCCCGTGCCCGACGAAAATGGCCTGCACGCATCAGATCGACTGATGGCAGCAGTAAGCGGTCTTTCGGAAGATGATCTGGTCGTTGCCCTCATCTGTGGCGGCGGCTCGGCATTGCTGCCGGCTCCGGCCAACGATCTCACGCTTGCCGACGAAATCGCCGTCAATCGGGCCCTACTTGCCTCCGGTGCGCCAATCAGCGCCATGAACGCCGTGCGCAAGCAGGTTTCCCGCATAAAGGGAGGGCGGCTCGCCGCCCTTGCCTATCCGGCCCGCGTGGTCTCGCTCGTCGTTTCCGATATTCCCGGCGACAACCCCGCCCTGGTCGCCTCCGGCCCGACCATTGCCGACGAGACAACCCGCGCCAATGCACTTGCAATCATAGAACATTATAGTCTCGATTTGCCGGAAGCAGTGATGCGTCATCTCAAAGATGGCAGGGACGAGCCGCCGTTGCCTTTAGACCCCCGTTTCGCCCGTAACGAGGTGAAGCTCGTTGCTTCGGCGGCCATCGCACTGGATGCCGCTGCCGATGTCGCCCGTAATGCCGGCGTCGAGACCATCGTGCTTTCCGATGCCATCGAGGGCGAAGCATCCGAGGTCGGTCGCCAACATGCTGCGATCGTAGCCAAGATCTCGCATCGGGGTCTGGCGTCGCAAGGCCCCATGCTCCTTCTGTCTGGCGGTGAAACTACGGTTACGATCAAGGGCAAAGGCAAGGGCGGCCGTAACAGCGAGTTCCTGCTATCCTTCGCCTGCGCCATTTCCGGCCAGAAAGGTATTGCAGCGCTCGCCGCCGATACTGACGGCATCGACGGCTCGGAGGACAATGCCGGTGCCTTTGCCGACGGCGCCACAGTTTCGCGGCTTGCCGAGCTGGAAAAAAATGCGGCCGAATTCCTGGGGCGCAACGACAGCTGGTCGGCCTTCGCCGCTCTCGACGATCTTTTCATCAGCGGCCCGACCGGCACGAACGTCAACGACTTCCGCGCGATCCTGCTGCAATAG
- the glxR gene encoding 2-hydroxy-3-oxopropionate reductase, translating to MAHIGFIGLGIMGTPMARHLQNAGHIVVTSKFSIPPRQELLDNGLQFVETPKALAETVDTIILMLPDTPEVKDVLFGENGVAYGLSKGKLVIDMSSISPIETKEFARRVRETGAEYVDAPVSGGEVGAKNASLSIMAGGSEASFERALPLFQLMGKNITLVGDCGDGQVTKVANQIIVALTIEAVSEALVFASKAGADPARVRSALMGGFASSRILEVHGERMIKRTFEPGFRISLHQKDLNLALQGAKALGVSLPNTAATQELFNQCAANGDSGLDHSGLVKALERMANHPVA from the coding sequence ATGGCACATATCGGATTTATCGGCCTCGGCATCATGGGAACCCCCATGGCGCGCCACCTGCAAAATGCCGGCCACATCGTCGTCACATCAAAGTTTTCCATTCCGCCGCGCCAGGAGCTGCTCGACAACGGCCTGCAATTCGTCGAGACGCCGAAGGCGCTCGCTGAAACCGTCGACACCATCATCCTGATGCTGCCGGATACGCCCGAGGTCAAGGATGTTCTCTTCGGCGAGAACGGCGTTGCCTATGGCCTTTCGAAAGGCAAGCTCGTCATCGACATGAGCTCGATCTCGCCGATCGAGACCAAGGAATTCGCCAGGAGAGTTCGTGAGACCGGCGCCGAATATGTTGACGCTCCGGTTTCAGGCGGCGAGGTTGGCGCCAAGAACGCCTCGCTCTCGATCATGGCCGGCGGTTCCGAGGCAAGTTTCGAGCGGGCGCTGCCGCTCTTCCAGCTGATGGGCAAGAACATCACGCTCGTCGGCGATTGCGGCGATGGCCAGGTCACCAAGGTCGCCAATCAGATCATCGTCGCATTGACGATCGAGGCCGTGTCCGAGGCACTTGTCTTCGCCTCGAAGGCGGGGGCCGATCCCGCCCGCGTGCGCTCGGCCCTGATGGGCGGCTTTGCCTCCTCGCGCATCCTCGAAGTGCATGGCGAGCGCATGATCAAGCGCACCTTCGAACCCGGCTTCCGCATCTCGCTGCATCAGAAGGATCTGAACCTTGCGCTGCAGGGCGCCAAAGCGCTTGGCGTGTCGCTGCCGAATACCGCAGCAACGCAGGAGCTCTTCAATCAGTGTGCCGCCAATGGCGACAGCGGGCTCGACCATTCCGGTCTCGTCAAGGCGCTTGAGCGCATGGCGAACCATCCCGTCGCGTAA
- the hyi gene encoding hydroxypyruvate isomerase, translated as MPKFAANLTMLFTEAPFLDRFALAAKAGFEGVEYLFPYDFAKEALRAELDRHGLTQVLHNLPAGNWAGGERGIAILPDRIDEFRRGVASAIDYATTLGCSQINCLSGIAPVGVADEALRTTFVANLKYAAAELGKHGIRLLIEPINRFDIPGFFLNTPDQAASIIAEVGSNNLFIQYDLYHQQRTEGELIGTFKKHQAQIAHVQLADNPGRNEPGTGEIAYPFIFNALDALGYDGWIGCEYKPRTTTAAGLGWFAAAGRHAEGAAILNIRS; from the coding sequence ATGCCGAAATTTGCGGCCAATCTGACCATGCTCTTCACCGAGGCGCCGTTTCTGGATCGCTTCGCACTTGCCGCCAAGGCAGGCTTCGAGGGTGTCGAATACCTCTTCCCCTATGATTTCGCGAAGGAGGCGCTGCGCGCCGAACTCGATCGCCATGGCCTGACGCAGGTGCTGCACAATCTGCCCGCCGGCAACTGGGCCGGCGGCGAGCGGGGGATCGCGATCCTGCCGGATCGCATCGACGAATTCCGCCGCGGCGTTGCCTCGGCGATCGACTACGCAACGACGCTCGGCTGCAGCCAAATCAATTGCCTCTCGGGCATTGCGCCGGTCGGTGTCGCCGATGAAGCGTTGCGGACGACCTTCGTCGCCAATCTCAAATACGCGGCTGCCGAATTGGGCAAGCATGGAATCCGGCTGCTGATCGAGCCGATCAACAGGTTCGACATTCCCGGCTTCTTCCTCAACACGCCGGATCAGGCCGCTTCGATCATCGCCGAAGTCGGCAGCAACAACCTGTTCATCCAATATGATCTCTACCATCAGCAGCGCACCGAGGGCGAGCTGATCGGGACATTCAAGAAGCACCAGGCGCAGATTGCGCATGTGCAGCTTGCCGATAATCCGGGTCGTAATGAACCGGGCACCGGCGAGATCGCCTATCCCTTTATCTTCAATGCGCTCGACGCGCTCGGCTACGACGGCTGGATCGGCTGCGAATACAAGCCGCGCACCACGACTGCTGCGGGGCTCGGCTGGTTTGCCGCAGCCGGCCGCCACGCCGAAGGCGCAGCCATTCTCAATATCAGGAGCTAA
- the gcl gene encoding glyoxylate carboligase, with protein sequence MAKMRAVDAAVLVLEKEGVNCAFGVPGAAINPFYSAMKARGSIRHVLARHVEGASHMAEGYTRARAGNIGVCIGTSGPAGTDMITGLYSASADSIPILCITGQAPRARLDKEDFQAVDIAKIAAPVTKWAVTVMEPALVPYVFQKAFHTMRSGRPGPILIDLPVDVQVAEIEFDIDTYASLDPYKPSATRAQAEKALAMLNAAERPLIVAGGGIINADASDLLVEFAEITGVPVIPTLMGWGTIPDDHPLMAGMCGLQTSHRYGNATLLGSDFVLGIGNRWANRHTGNVSTYTEGRTFVHVDIEPTQIGRVFAPDFGIVSDAGAALKLFLDVATEWKTEGKLRNWSTWAEECRERKRTMLRKTHFDQTPLKPQRVYEEMNKAFDRDTCYVSTIGLSQIAGAQFLHVYKPRNWINCGQAGPLGWTLPAALGVRAADPDRPIVALSGDYDFQFLIEELAVGAQHKLPYLHVVVNNSYLGLIRQAQRGFNMDFEVSLAFDNINATDNAEPGYGVDHVAVAEGLGCKAIRVRSPNEFQEAFTTAQQLMKEHQVPVVIEFILERVTNIAMGADINAVVEFEELAERGEDAPTAILALLD encoded by the coding sequence ATGGCGAAGATGCGCGCAGTCGATGCCGCGGTGCTGGTTCTGGAAAAGGAAGGTGTCAATTGCGCCTTCGGCGTTCCCGGCGCTGCGATCAACCCCTTCTACTCGGCGATGAAAGCGCGCGGCTCTATCCGCCATGTGCTTGCCCGTCATGTCGAAGGTGCAAGCCATATGGCCGAGGGCTATACCCGCGCCCGCGCCGGCAATATCGGCGTCTGTATCGGAACGTCTGGGCCTGCCGGCACCGACATGATCACCGGCCTTTATTCGGCCTCGGCCGACTCGATCCCGATCTTGTGCATTACCGGCCAGGCGCCGCGCGCCCGCCTCGACAAGGAGGATTTCCAGGCCGTCGATATCGCCAAGATCGCAGCCCCGGTCACCAAATGGGCGGTTACCGTCATGGAGCCGGCGCTCGTCCCTTACGTCTTCCAGAAGGCGTTCCACACGATGCGCTCGGGTCGCCCCGGCCCCATCCTCATCGACCTGCCCGTTGATGTTCAGGTCGCGGAAATCGAGTTCGACATCGACACCTATGCCTCGCTTGACCCCTACAAGCCCTCGGCGACACGTGCGCAGGCCGAAAAGGCGCTTGCCATGCTGAACGCGGCCGAACGGCCGCTGATTGTCGCCGGCGGCGGCATCATCAATGCCGATGCTTCCGACCTGCTGGTCGAATTCGCCGAAATCACCGGCGTTCCGGTCATTCCGACTCTGATGGGCTGGGGCACGATCCCGGACGACCATCCGCTGATGGCCGGCATGTGCGGGCTGCAGACCTCGCATCGCTACGGCAATGCGACGCTGCTCGGCTCCGACTTCGTGCTTGGCATCGGCAATCGCTGGGCCAATCGCCACACCGGCAACGTCTCGACCTATACCGAGGGTCGGACCTTCGTGCATGTCGATATCGAGCCGACCCAGATCGGCCGTGTCTTCGCCCCCGATTTCGGCATCGTCTCAGATGCGGGTGCCGCGCTGAAGCTCTTCCTCGACGTCGCCACAGAATGGAAGACCGAAGGCAAACTGCGCAACTGGTCGACATGGGCGGAGGAATGCCGCGAGCGCAAGCGCACCATGCTGCGCAAGACGCATTTCGACCAGACACCGCTGAAGCCTCAGCGCGTTTACGAGGAGATGAACAAGGCTTTCGATCGCGACACCTGCTATGTCTCGACCATCGGGCTCAGCCAGATTGCCGGCGCACAGTTCCTGCATGTCTACAAGCCGCGCAACTGGATCAATTGCGGCCAGGCTGGCCCGCTCGGCTGGACCCTGCCGGCAGCCCTTGGCGTGCGCGCCGCAGATCCGGACCGCCCGATCGTCGCCCTATCCGGCGACTACGACTTCCAGTTCCTCATCGAGGAATTGGCCGTCGGCGCGCAGCACAAGCTCCCCTACCTGCATGTGGTCGTGAACAATTCCTATCTCGGCCTCATTCGCCAGGCCCAGCGCGGCTTCAACATGGATTTCGAGGTCAGTCTCGCCTTCGACAACATCAATGCCACTGACAACGCCGAACCCGGCTATGGCGTCGATCACGTCGCCGTTGCCGAAGGCCTCGGCTGCAAGGCGATCCGCGTTCGCAGCCCGAACGAATTCCAGGAGGCTTTCACGACGGCGCAACAGCTCATGAAGGAACACCAGGTTCCGGTCGTCATCGAGTTCATTCTGGAGCGCGTCACCAACATCGCCATGGGCGCCGACATCAATGCGGTCGTCGAGTTCGAGGAACTTGCCGAGCGCGGCGAGGATGCACCGACGGCAATCCTCGCTCTGCTGGACTGA
- the bhcR gene encoding HTH-type transcriptional regulator BhcR — protein sequence MAENREKTRGRPGRKPAENAAASSVQVLDRSLKLLELVAEADGAVLTDLADRSGMAPSTVHRLLTSLAQHGMVTHDGETGVWTIGVKAFEIGTAYLRFRKLGTISRPFLKQLMEASGETANIAIEEDGDVVFISQAESHAPMRAFFRPGRRGPIHASGIGKAILSTWADSQIEALLKGRSLQHFTDKTRDTLPMLLNDVAEIRSRGWSIDDEEHTLGMRCVAAPIFDEYGEAIAGISISGPAVRLPDERVAALGPVVRAAAEELTKAMGGRLKRT from the coding sequence ATGGCGGAAAATCGGGAAAAGACGAGGGGCAGGCCGGGCCGGAAACCGGCGGAGAATGCGGCCGCCTCGTCCGTGCAGGTGCTCGATCGCAGTTTGAAACTGCTGGAACTGGTAGCCGAAGCCGATGGCGCGGTTCTGACCGATCTCGCCGACAGATCGGGCATGGCGCCTTCCACCGTGCACCGGCTGCTGACCTCTCTCGCCCAGCATGGCATGGTAACCCATGACGGCGAGACCGGCGTCTGGACGATCGGGGTGAAAGCCTTCGAGATCGGAACGGCCTACTTACGCTTCCGCAAGCTTGGCACGATCAGCCGGCCCTTTCTCAAGCAGTTGATGGAGGCGTCTGGCGAGACCGCCAATATCGCCATCGAGGAGGATGGTGATGTCGTCTTCATCTCCCAAGCGGAAAGTCACGCGCCGATGCGCGCCTTCTTCCGCCCCGGCAGGCGTGGACCGATCCATGCTTCGGGTATCGGCAAGGCGATCCTTTCCACCTGGGCGGACAGCCAGATCGAGGCGTTGCTCAAAGGGCGGTCGTTGCAGCATTTCACCGATAAGACCCGCGATACGTTGCCCATGCTGCTCAATGATGTGGCCGAGATCCGCTCACGCGGCTGGTCGATCGACGATGAGGAGCACACGCTCGGCATGCGATGCGTTGCGGCGCCGATCTTCGACGAATATGGCGAAGCTATTGCCGGCATCTCGATTTCAGGCCCGGCCGTGCGGCTGCCGGACGAAAGGGTCGCAGCACTTGGCCCGGTTGTGCGGGCGGCAGCGGAAGAATTGACGAAGGCGATGGGCGGACGGTTGAAGCGAACCTGA
- the guaD gene encoding guanine deaminase yields MTEILIRGRVLTFLAEPQGIDDAASYRYIEDGAVYVRDGKIVDIGLYNDVRKLADAGIRIADHRPNLILPGFIDTHLHFPQTQAIASYGAQLLEWLNTYIFVEEQKFARAAHAAEVADRFMDELLSNGTTTAVAYCSVHPESVDAYFAAAEARGMLMIGGKVMMDRNAPDALRDTPQRGYDETKRLIEKWHGRGRGHYAISPRFAITSTPEQMEMSKALVAEHPDCYVQTHLSENRDEIAFATSLYPEAKDYTDIYARYGLLNDRMLLGHCIHMSEREVAVLAETGAVGVFCPTSNLFLGSGLFNTAQFDRLGARWSVATDVGAGTSFSMLETMDEAYKVLHLQGQRLTPFNSFYRMTRGNALALGLESHIGSLQPGADADIVVLDSSAKSAMEFRMRTATSLAEELFILQTMGDDRCVTEVYVAGKAMKTTVKKAHTIAREQLQLA; encoded by the coding sequence ATGACTGAAATCCTGATCCGTGGCCGCGTTCTCACCTTCCTTGCCGAACCGCAAGGGATCGATGATGCCGCATCCTATCGTTATATCGAGGACGGCGCCGTCTATGTTCGCGATGGAAAGATCGTTGATATCGGCTTGTATAATGATGTTCGCAAGCTGGCTGACGCCGGTATCCGGATCGCGGACCATCGCCCGAACCTTATCCTGCCGGGCTTTATCGACACGCACCTTCATTTCCCGCAGACGCAGGCAATCGCCTCCTATGGCGCCCAGCTGCTCGAATGGCTGAATACCTATATTTTCGTCGAGGAACAGAAATTCGCCCGCGCCGCGCATGCCGCCGAAGTGGCGGACCGCTTCATGGACGAACTCCTGTCGAACGGTACGACGACGGCGGTCGCCTATTGCTCCGTGCATCCGGAAAGCGTCGATGCGTATTTTGCTGCCGCTGAAGCGCGCGGCATGTTGATGATCGGCGGCAAGGTCATGATGGATCGCAATGCGCCGGATGCACTGCGCGATACGCCGCAGCGCGGCTACGACGAGACCAAGCGGCTGATCGAGAAATGGCATGGCCGCGGCCGCGGCCATTATGCGATCAGCCCGCGCTTTGCCATCACCTCGACGCCCGAGCAGATGGAGATGAGCAAGGCACTCGTCGCCGAGCATCCGGACTGCTACGTCCAGACGCACCTCTCCGAAAATCGCGATGAGATCGCCTTTGCCACCTCTCTCTATCCCGAGGCGAAGGACTATACGGATATCTACGCTCGTTACGGCCTGCTCAACGATCGCATGCTGCTCGGTCACTGCATCCATATGAGCGAACGGGAAGTCGCGGTGCTCGCCGAAACCGGCGCGGTCGGTGTCTTCTGCCCGACCTCGAACCTCTTCCTCGGCTCCGGGCTCTTCAACACCGCGCAATTCGACAGGCTCGGCGCGCGCTGGTCGGTTGCGACCGACGTCGGCGCCGGCACCAGCTTCTCGATGCTGGAAACGATGGATGAGGCCTACAAGGTGTTGCACCTGCAAGGACAAAGACTGACGCCGTTCAACTCTTTCTATCGCATGACGCGCGGCAATGCCCTGGCGCTCGGCCTCGAAAGCCACATCGGTTCGCTGCAGCCAGGTGCGGATGCCGATATCGTCGTGCTTGATTCCAGCGCCAAGTCGGCGATGGAATTCCGCATGCGCACCGCGACCTCATTGGCCGAAGAACTCTTCATCCTGCAGACCATGGGCGACGATCGCTGCGTTACGGAAGTCTACGTTGCCGGCAAGGCGATGAAGACTACGGTCAAGAAGGCGCACACGATCGCACGCGAGCAATTGCAGCTCGCCTGA